One region of Synechococcus elongatus PCC 11801 genomic DNA includes:
- a CDS encoding transglycosylase SLT domain-containing protein — translation MSAPSPSTESPNRTPTRSLWRRRRTWFLLSSGSLGAAALVVLLGIWWRSPTPETAIALRQSDFAELRWQSRFAMDAATRQRARFLYAQAIAADQPQAALQAIQGLERSYPLLGPYILKLRAQLQTQLGQDPQETWRQLLSSYPESPVQAEAVLALEQWDAAAAAIQRWPRYPASNELARQLAQQRPTEAKRWLLHIAQFGRYRFDIDAVLAELQAQPNLTASDRQQIADAYWQRDDYATAADLYARSPQTDETLYRQARSRDLSNQPELARSLYQQLLQRFPQSSERERAFVHLVRLDPANRDRYLQLLEQQFARTLPEALGLAAATEPRYQQILLQRFPNSPEAAALRWRQAWQQAEAGNLPQAIALVTQTRDRSPATEAAAQAGFWLGRWQSQLGQTAAAQEAWQTVLRQQPDSYYAWRSAAALGWPVGDFLTLQAQQPAWPQAPSPQALPAGSEVLKELYILGQTEDAWRLWQQEGPSADASPSDRYISALLEASIARYDLAASLLKSLPVESPLRQRPDFVSTLYPVVFAEEITAATQRDRLNPLLVLGLIRQESRFLPGATSVVGARGLMQLMPETAAEVATELGLQQYDLGDPQTNIQLGSRYLRNVLNYWRNDSLLAIASYNAGPGNVENWVQRFGRDDRDRWIEQIPFPETRDYVEKVLGNYWNYLRQSDRTLNQRIQELGQ, via the coding sequence ATGTCTGCTCCTTCTCCCTCTACAGAATCCCCAAATCGCACCCCAACCCGATCGCTCTGGCGACGGCGGCGCACTTGGTTTCTTCTCAGCAGTGGCAGTCTTGGAGCAGCAGCACTCGTCGTCCTGCTAGGCATTTGGTGGCGATCGCCCACCCCCGAGACAGCGATCGCCCTGCGTCAGTCTGATTTTGCTGAGCTGCGCTGGCAATCGCGCTTCGCGATGGATGCTGCTACGCGTCAGCGGGCCCGTTTTCTCTATGCCCAAGCGATCGCCGCTGATCAACCACAAGCTGCCCTGCAAGCCATTCAAGGACTAGAGCGCTCCTATCCGCTCCTGGGGCCTTACATTCTCAAGCTACGGGCTCAACTGCAGACGCAGCTCGGACAAGACCCACAGGAAACTTGGCGGCAACTGCTCAGCAGCTATCCTGAGAGCCCCGTTCAAGCGGAAGCAGTTCTGGCACTTGAACAATGGGATGCAGCCGCGGCCGCGATTCAGCGCTGGCCCCGCTATCCAGCCAGCAATGAGTTGGCTCGCCAGCTCGCTCAGCAGCGTCCGACCGAGGCCAAGCGCTGGCTATTGCACATTGCCCAGTTTGGTCGCTATCGCTTTGATATTGATGCCGTTTTAGCTGAACTCCAAGCACAGCCCAATCTCACGGCCAGCGATCGCCAACAGATTGCCGATGCCTATTGGCAGCGAGACGACTATGCGACAGCCGCGGATCTGTACGCGCGATCGCCCCAAACCGATGAAACCCTCTATCGGCAGGCACGTAGTCGAGACCTCAGCAATCAACCTGAGCTAGCGCGATCGCTCTATCAACAGCTACTGCAGCGATTTCCCCAGTCCTCTGAACGGGAGCGGGCATTCGTTCACCTCGTCCGACTAGATCCAGCCAATCGCGATCGCTACCTGCAACTACTAGAACAGCAGTTTGCGCGCACCTTACCGGAAGCGTTGGGCTTGGCTGCAGCGACGGAACCGCGCTATCAACAAATCCTGCTGCAGCGCTTCCCCAATTCCCCAGAAGCTGCCGCCCTCCGCTGGCGACAAGCCTGGCAACAAGCAGAAGCGGGGAATCTGCCCCAAGCGATCGCTCTCGTCACCCAGACCCGCGATCGCAGCCCTGCCACAGAAGCTGCTGCCCAAGCGGGCTTTTGGCTGGGTCGTTGGCAATCTCAGCTTGGACAAACTGCCGCCGCGCAAGAGGCTTGGCAAACCGTGCTGCGGCAGCAGCCGGACTCCTACTATGCTTGGCGATCGGCGGCGGCACTTGGCTGGCCGGTCGGAGACTTTCTAACGCTGCAGGCGCAGCAACCTGCGTGGCCGCAAGCCCCATCACCCCAAGCGCTACCCGCAGGATCAGAGGTTCTCAAGGAGCTGTACATTCTCGGGCAAACGGAAGATGCTTGGCGGCTCTGGCAACAAGAAGGCCCTAGTGCTGATGCCAGTCCCAGCGATCGCTACATCTCTGCCCTGCTCGAAGCCAGCATCGCCCGCTACGATCTCGCCGCCAGTCTGCTGAAAAGCCTGCCGGTGGAGAGTCCGCTGCGCCAGCGGCCCGATTTTGTCAGCACTCTCTATCCGGTTGTCTTTGCTGAGGAAATTACAGCAGCGACTCAGCGCGATCGCCTCAACCCACTTTTAGTCTTGGGACTGATTCGGCAAGAGTCGCGCTTTCTGCCTGGTGCCACCTCCGTGGTCGGAGCCCGAGGCTTGATGCAATTGATGCCGGAAACAGCAGCAGAAGTTGCTACCGAACTGGGACTGCAGCAATATGATCTCGGCGATCCACAGACCAATATTCAGCTGGGCAGTCGCTACCTTCGCAACGTGCTGAACTATTGGCGCAATGACAGCTTGCTAGCGATCGCAAGCTACAACGCCGGGCCGGGCAATGTCGAGAATTGGGTACAGCGCTTTGGCCGTGATGACCGCGATCGCTGGATTGAGCAAATTCCCTTCCCTGAAACGCGAGACTATGTGGAAAAAGTCTTGGGTAACTATTGGAATTATCTGCGCCAAAGCGATCGCACTTTGAATCAGCGTATTCAGGAGTTAGGCCAATAG
- a CDS encoding STAS domain-containing protein produces the protein MTKLEDTAIRETLALTVSLRGTVEVRDDYQLFRLTGQLDAFSEPAFRKVLGKSLEDGPKHAILDLSKIDFIDSSGLGALVQLAKQAQTNKGSLQIVTNPRVTQTVKLVRLENFLALQPSVDAALSNISVS, from the coding sequence ATGACAAAGCTGGAGGATACGGCCATTCGCGAAACACTCGCCCTGACGGTTAGTTTGCGAGGAACCGTAGAAGTCAGGGACGATTACCAATTGTTCCGTCTCACGGGTCAGCTCGATGCTTTCTCGGAGCCAGCCTTCCGCAAGGTTCTTGGCAAGAGCCTAGAAGATGGGCCTAAGCATGCTATCTTAGATCTTTCGAAGATCGATTTTATCGATAGCTCTGGCCTCGGTGCTTTGGTTCAACTTGCAAAGCAAGCCCAAACCAACAAAGGAAGTTTACAGATTGTCACGAATCCCCGCGTCACTCAGACGGTGAAGCTCGTGCGACTTGAAAACTTCTTGGCGCTTCAGCCATCGGTGGACGCTGCGCTGTCCAATATCAGCGTGTCTTGA
- a CDS encoding NIL domain-containing protein, which translates to MKKRVTLTFPRRIVQMPITYRLATEFNVAANIIRAQITPNQSGKLVVELSGDIDALEAAIDWMGSQDISVSLTTAEIVIDRDRCVDCGLCTGVCPTGALRLDPKTFQLQFDRPRCSVCEQCIPACPVQAIATNL; encoded by the coding sequence ATGAAGAAGCGCGTCACCCTCACTTTTCCACGGCGAATTGTCCAGATGCCAATTACCTATCGGTTGGCAACAGAGTTCAATGTCGCTGCAAACATTATTCGCGCTCAAATTACCCCCAATCAAAGCGGCAAATTGGTGGTGGAACTGTCGGGAGATATTGATGCGCTTGAAGCCGCGATCGACTGGATGGGATCACAGGATATTAGTGTTTCGCTGACGACGGCTGAAATTGTGATTGATCGCGATCGCTGTGTGGACTGTGGTCTTTGTACGGGAGTCTGTCCAACAGGAGCCCTCCGACTCGATCCCAAAACCTTCCAGCTGCAGTTTGATCGTCCGCGCTGTAGCGTTTGCGAACAATGTATTCCTGCTTGTCCTGTTCAAGCGATCGCAACGAATTTGTAA
- a CDS encoding histone deacetylase family protein translates to MVSDRVPVIYSDRFLAHETGAGHPERPERLTATVAHLRSQPWRNQLDWRSPTTLEERSPLPWIVACHSHHYLETVYQLSERGGGLLDPDTPCSPASYDVALLAVNAWLDGIDLLLQQEVSAAFALTRPPGHHALATHGMGFCLFGNAAIAARYALAQGLTKVAIVDWDVHHGNGTQALIDHQPAIAYVSLHQSPAYPGTGSVTETGLYDNVCNLPLPPGSDGQDYRQCFKQSVLPFLQSWQPQLLIVSAGYDAAAADPLANMRLQPADYGDLTRQLRSLQVPILFGLEGGYDLTALAASVAETIAACLEPLP, encoded by the coding sequence ATGGTTTCTGATCGAGTCCCTGTTATTTACAGCGATCGCTTTCTGGCGCATGAAACAGGGGCAGGGCATCCCGAACGGCCGGAACGCTTGACCGCAACAGTGGCTCACCTGCGATCGCAGCCTTGGAGAAACCAACTCGATTGGCGATCACCGACAACCTTGGAGGAGCGATCGCCGTTGCCTTGGATCGTGGCCTGTCACTCGCATCACTATCTGGAGACTGTCTATCAGTTGTCTGAACGGGGCGGGGGCTTGCTCGATCCTGATACCCCCTGCTCCCCAGCGAGCTATGACGTAGCCTTACTGGCGGTCAATGCTTGGCTGGATGGCATTGACCTCTTGCTCCAGCAGGAAGTCAGTGCTGCCTTTGCGCTGACGCGACCACCAGGTCATCACGCCTTAGCGACTCATGGCATGGGGTTTTGCCTGTTTGGCAATGCTGCGATCGCAGCGCGTTATGCCCTTGCGCAAGGTCTGACCAAAGTGGCGATCGTCGATTGGGATGTTCACCATGGCAATGGCACCCAAGCGCTGATTGATCATCAGCCAGCGATCGCCTACGTCTCGTTGCACCAAAGTCCGGCCTATCCCGGGACTGGGTCAGTGACAGAAACCGGCCTGTACGACAACGTTTGCAATTTGCCCCTGCCTCCCGGCAGCGATGGACAGGACTATCGCCAGTGCTTTAAGCAGTCGGTCTTGCCATTCCTGCAGTCTTGGCAGCCGCAGCTCCTGATTGTCAGTGCGGGCTACGACGCAGCAGCAGCTGATCCGCTCGCGAATATGCGCTTGCAACCAGCTGACTATGGCGATTTGACGCGCCAGTTGCGATCGCTGCAGGTACCGATTCTGTTTGGCTTGGAGGGCGGATACGACCTCACGGCCTTGGCCGCTTCGGTTGCTGAAACGATCGCCGCTTGTCTAGAACCCCTGCCGTAG
- the nblA gene encoding phycobilisome degradation protein NblA, which translates to MLPPLPDFSLSVEQQFDLQKYRQQVRNISREALEDLFIEVVRQKMAHENIFKGMIRQGS; encoded by the coding sequence ATGCTCCCCCCTCTCCCTGATTTTTCTTTAAGCGTGGAACAGCAGTTTGATCTGCAAAAGTATCGCCAACAGGTCCGCAATATCTCGCGGGAAGCCTTAGAAGATCTGTTCATCGAGGTCGTTCGCCAGAAGATGGCGCACGAGAACATCTTCAAAGGCATGATTCGCCAAGGTAGCTAA
- a CDS encoding Mini-ribonuclease 3, which translates to MFVPESDPLRGDRRLSPAAAKQLSPQALAYLGDALYEFYVRLRLLLPAQRSHQFHQSVVAAVRAERQAELLMSLLPLLTAEELEIVRRGRNAAGRVPRRLTAECYQQATGLETLLGYLYLCDPQRLQALLQLLPVTEH; encoded by the coding sequence TTGTTCGTTCCCGAGTCAGACCCCCTCCGCGGCGATCGCCGCTTGAGTCCTGCGGCAGCTAAGCAACTGTCGCCCCAGGCACTAGCCTACCTAGGAGATGCCCTCTACGAATTCTATGTGCGCCTGCGATTGTTACTGCCGGCGCAACGTTCTCATCAGTTTCATCAGTCTGTGGTCGCTGCAGTGCGAGCCGAACGCCAAGCTGAACTGTTGATGAGCCTTCTACCGCTGTTGACAGCGGAAGAACTTGAGATTGTCCGTCGAGGCCGCAATGCGGCTGGACGAGTGCCACGCCGCCTGACTGCGGAATGCTATCAGCAGGCAACAGGGTTAGAGACCCTGCTGGGCTATCTCTATCTGTGTGATCCTCAGCGCTTGCAAGCGCTGCTCCAACTGCTGCCCGTCACTGAACATTGA
- the txlA gene encoding thiol:disulfide interchange protein TxlA: MTADNSLPSRLRNVLVLAAALILTILVLLGSRQPSAAASLATLAQSSTPYEVAIANDRPMLLEFYADWCTSCQAMAGRLAALKQDYGDRLDFVMLNIDNDKWLPEVLDYNVDGIPQFVYLDGQGQPQGISIGELPRSILAANLDALIESQPLPYTNARGNLSEFSAGLQPSRSSQSDPRSHSSQVQDSVLD, encoded by the coding sequence ATGACTGCGGATAATTCTCTGCCTAGCCGTCTTCGCAATGTCTTGGTGCTTGCCGCAGCTCTTATTCTCACCATCCTAGTGCTGCTCGGTTCTCGTCAGCCTTCAGCAGCTGCATCCCTAGCAACTCTTGCTCAGTCCTCGACACCCTACGAAGTAGCGATCGCTAACGATCGCCCAATGCTGCTGGAGTTTTATGCCGACTGGTGTACCAGCTGTCAGGCCATGGCGGGTCGCCTTGCTGCCTTGAAACAGGACTATGGCGATCGCCTCGACTTTGTCATGCTCAACATCGACAACGACAAATGGCTGCCAGAAGTCTTGGACTACAACGTTGATGGAATTCCCCAGTTTGTCTATCTTGACGGTCAAGGCCAACCCCAAGGCATCAGTATTGGCGAGCTGCCTCGCTCCATCTTGGCGGCGAACCTCGACGCACTGATCGAGTCCCAACCTTTGCCTTACACCAATGCTCGGGGCAACCTTTCTGAGTTTTCAGCAGGCCTACAGCCCAGTCGTTCGAGCCAAAGCGACCCACGCAGCCACAGCAGTCAAGTTCAAGATAGCGTCCTGGATTAG
- a CDS encoding N-acetylmuramoyl-L-alanine amidase family protein — translation MNKRWPARSAAVAIACLPALISFEALQAQPAIAQTASNRLKSLEVTAEGQLLLRTDQPVQFDWRPDIGGNYQLILFNTQLPLNFRTLPPPLTLLRLDVNRQGNDVVINLRTRSGSRLETPVITPEGLLSLTLPKLASVPTLSTAPPSFLSITPSFGAASQPAQTGLPPLSRPAVIVIDPGHGGRDPGAIGIGGIRETDIVLDISTQVTRLLQAQGAQVVMTRQDDREVDLAPRVAIAQRARATVFVSIHANALSMSRPDVNGLETYFFTAASRPLAQAIQDRMMQSFPDMRNRGVKQARFYVIRQTSMPSSLVEVGFVTGAQDAARLADPTFRSQMAQAIAAGILDFLNR, via the coding sequence GTGAACAAACGCTGGCCAGCTCGGAGCGCTGCTGTGGCGATCGCCTGTCTACCGGCTCTGATCAGCTTCGAAGCGCTACAGGCTCAGCCCGCGATCGCTCAGACAGCCAGTAATCGGCTCAAAAGCCTCGAGGTGACTGCCGAGGGTCAACTATTGCTCCGCACTGACCAACCGGTTCAGTTCGACTGGCGACCGGACATTGGTGGCAATTATCAGCTGATTCTGTTCAATACTCAGCTGCCCCTCAACTTCCGCACCCTTCCCCCTCCATTGACGCTGTTGCGCTTGGATGTCAATCGCCAAGGCAATGATGTGGTGATCAATCTGCGGACGCGATCGGGGAGTCGCCTCGAGACGCCAGTGATTACACCAGAAGGACTCTTGAGCCTGACGCTCCCCAAGCTAGCCAGCGTCCCGACACTCTCCACAGCGCCCCCATCATTCCTTTCAATTACGCCTAGTTTCGGCGCTGCTTCTCAGCCCGCTCAGACGGGACTGCCGCCCCTGAGTCGACCAGCAGTGATCGTGATCGATCCGGGTCATGGCGGCCGAGATCCAGGCGCGATCGGCATCGGTGGTATTCGCGAGACCGATATCGTGCTCGATATCTCCACCCAAGTCACCCGCCTGCTGCAAGCCCAGGGGGCACAGGTCGTGATGACGCGCCAAGACGATCGCGAGGTTGATTTAGCCCCGCGAGTGGCGATCGCTCAACGGGCGCGAGCCACAGTGTTCGTCAGCATTCATGCCAACGCTCTCAGCATGAGTCGGCCCGATGTTAACGGACTGGAAACCTACTTCTTCACAGCTGCAAGTCGACCGCTGGCACAGGCTATCCAAGACCGGATGATGCAATCTTTCCCCGACATGCGCAATCGCGGGGTCAAGCAGGCGCGCTTCTACGTGATTCGCCAAACCAGCATGCCCTCCAGCTTGGTAGAAGTTGGCTTTGTGACCGGCGCTCAAGATGCGGCCCGCCTTGCGGATCCCACCTTCCGATCGCAGATGGCACAGGCGATCGCCGCCGGGATTCTCGACTTCCTCAACCGCTAG
- a CDS encoding glyoxalase-like domain protein encodes MISPLLWASLVPWDLMFSTQGIMIGLLAAYAGALWLFLSSTPKVHTVLVSDLAQAQIFYERVLGLAAADVPLNYYYNTEQGLAGLGYDGALGIAPPSRLGRDRLQDGLWYRLKRKTQLHVVAGANPGDRQRLRQVSFDRDGLQQILSRIQAQGLPFKLKRQLPLLFLVKDWEGQVIEFEELEV; translated from the coding sequence ATGATCTCGCCGCTACTCTGGGCTTCGCTGGTGCCCTGGGATCTGATGTTTTCAACCCAGGGAATCATGATTGGGCTATTGGCAGCCTATGCCGGTGCTCTGTGGCTATTCCTGAGCAGCACGCCGAAGGTGCATACGGTGCTGGTGTCAGATCTTGCTCAAGCGCAGATTTTCTACGAGCGGGTGCTGGGCTTGGCGGCGGCGGATGTGCCGCTGAACTACTACTACAACACTGAACAGGGGCTCGCTGGTCTGGGCTATGACGGGGCCCTGGGGATTGCGCCACCCTCACGCCTGGGTCGCGATCGCCTTCAAGATGGGCTCTGGTATCGGCTCAAGCGCAAAACCCAACTGCATGTGGTTGCGGGTGCCAATCCGGGCGATCGCCAGCGGTTGCGGCAGGTCTCTTTCGATCGCGATGGCCTGCAGCAAATCCTCAGTCGCATTCAAGCGCAAGGCTTACCTTTCAAGCTCAAACGACAACTACCCCTCCTGTTTCTGGTCAAAGACTGGGAAGGGCAGGTGATCGAGTTTGAAGAGCTGGAGGTTTAG
- the carA gene encoding glutamine-hydrolyzing carbamoyl-phosphate synthase small subunit translates to MVRISGFCCVMSLAERQAAILVLADGSVFQGYACGASGTVIGEVVFNTGMTGYQEVLTDPSYCGQIVSFTYPELGNTGVNPEDEESARPQVSGLIARNIARLHSNWRAEKSLPDYLSQHNIVGIYGLDTRALTQHLRSTGAMNGGISTTILDPAQLWEEVKAAPSMEGLNLVGQVTTDRPYEWQTPTSQTWEFIEAPTAESLTVVAIDFGVKRNILRRLASYGCRVIVVPADTPIEEILRHQPDGVFLSNGPGDPSTVRSGIETTQALLKTGLPLFGICLGHQILGLALGAQTFKLKFGHRGLNHPCGLSQQVEITSQNHGFAIAADSLGPEIEVTHLNLNDRTVAGLRHRQLPVFSVQYHPEASPGPHDSDYLFQQFVTLMRDRQLTPVG, encoded by the coding sequence ATGGTTCGGATCTCGGGCTTTTGCTGCGTTATGTCCCTTGCTGAACGCCAAGCGGCGATTCTCGTCTTGGCCGACGGGTCGGTTTTCCAGGGTTATGCCTGCGGTGCATCCGGCACCGTCATCGGTGAAGTGGTGTTTAACACCGGCATGACTGGCTACCAAGAAGTATTGACCGATCCCAGCTACTGCGGCCAGATTGTCAGCTTCACCTATCCAGAACTCGGAAATACTGGGGTGAATCCTGAGGATGAGGAGTCGGCACGCCCCCAAGTCAGTGGCCTGATTGCCCGCAATATTGCTCGCTTACATAGCAACTGGCGTGCTGAGAAATCGTTGCCAGACTACTTAAGTCAGCACAACATCGTCGGCATCTATGGCCTCGACACCCGAGCGCTGACTCAGCACCTGCGATCGACGGGGGCTATGAACGGCGGCATCTCTACGACCATCCTGGATCCAGCGCAGCTCTGGGAAGAAGTGAAAGCGGCTCCCTCAATGGAAGGGCTGAACCTGGTGGGGCAAGTCACAACCGATCGCCCTTACGAGTGGCAAACCCCTACGAGCCAAACCTGGGAATTTATTGAGGCGCCAACAGCAGAATCGCTGACTGTTGTGGCGATCGACTTTGGCGTCAAGCGCAATATTCTGCGCCGCTTGGCCAGCTATGGCTGCCGTGTGATTGTCGTCCCTGCTGACACCCCCATCGAAGAGATCCTGCGACATCAGCCCGATGGTGTGTTTCTGTCTAATGGTCCTGGCGACCCATCGACGGTTCGCAGCGGGATTGAAACGACTCAAGCCCTTTTGAAGACAGGATTGCCACTGTTTGGAATCTGTTTGGGACACCAAATTCTTGGATTGGCCTTGGGTGCCCAAACGTTCAAGCTCAAGTTTGGCCATCGCGGCCTCAACCATCCCTGTGGCTTATCTCAGCAAGTAGAAATCACTAGCCAAAACCACGGCTTTGCGATCGCGGCAGATTCTTTAGGCCCTGAGATTGAGGTAACCCACCTCAATCTCAACGATCGTACGGTTGCTGGTTTGCGCCATCGGCAGTTGCCGGTCTTTTCCGTGCAATATCATCCCGAAGCAAGCCCAGGCCCGCACGATTCTGACTATCTCTTCCAGCAATTTGTGACCTTGATGCGCGATCGCCAACTCACTCCAGTGGGTTAG
- the glmM gene encoding phosphoglucosamine mutase: MVSAARWETAVEAAPWIAAIASQGPLFGTDGIRGRVGEHLTAPLAQQVGFWTGQVLRQAVGDQGPVVVGQDSRNSSNMLAMALSSGLAAAGVEVLHLGLCPTPGVAYLTHHSEAIGGVMISASHNPPGDNGIKVFGADGSKLDRQLQAAIEAGLRGQQPSLPATTWGQHYYQPQLADHYQAAIAQSLGHRTNLQGLKIVLDLAWGAAALLAPRLFRELGAEVIALHDLPDGNRINVNCGSTHLARLQATVLEQGADMGFAFDGDADRVLAVDQRGRSVDGDHILFLWGRELQRQQQLPGQAIVTTVMANLGFERAWQAVGGEFVRTAVGDQYVQAEMQARGAMLGGEQSGHILCRHYALTGDGTLTAAHIAALVQASGVSLADLVDQSFRPYPQLLRNVRVEDRDRRCNWQDCTALTQAIAAAEADMGDRGRVLVRASGTEPLLRIMVEAEEAQQVEHWTTHLVQVAESQLL; the protein is encoded by the coding sequence ATGGTCTCAGCGGCACGTTGGGAAACAGCAGTCGAAGCAGCTCCTTGGATTGCAGCGATCGCTAGCCAGGGACCTTTGTTTGGCACTGATGGCATTCGCGGTCGCGTCGGTGAGCATCTCACCGCACCGCTGGCCCAGCAAGTTGGCTTTTGGACGGGACAAGTGCTGCGGCAAGCAGTGGGCGATCAAGGACCAGTTGTCGTTGGACAAGACTCCCGAAATTCCAGCAATATGCTGGCGATGGCGCTCTCTTCGGGGCTGGCCGCTGCCGGGGTCGAAGTCTTGCATCTCGGTCTTTGTCCCACGCCGGGGGTGGCTTACCTTACGCATCACAGCGAAGCCATCGGCGGCGTGATGATTTCTGCCAGCCACAATCCCCCGGGTGACAACGGCATCAAAGTCTTTGGCGCAGATGGCAGCAAGCTCGATCGCCAGCTCCAAGCGGCGATCGAAGCCGGACTGCGGGGTCAGCAGCCCAGCCTACCTGCAACGACGTGGGGGCAGCATTACTACCAACCCCAACTCGCCGATCACTACCAAGCTGCGATCGCCCAATCTTTGGGACACCGCACCAACCTACAGGGTCTCAAAATTGTCCTCGACTTAGCATGGGGGGCCGCTGCACTGCTTGCCCCGCGGCTCTTCCGAGAGCTGGGGGCTGAGGTCATAGCCCTACATGACCTGCCCGATGGCAATCGCATCAATGTCAACTGCGGCTCCACCCATCTGGCACGGCTCCAAGCCACTGTGCTCGAACAGGGTGCAGACATGGGCTTTGCCTTTGATGGGGACGCCGATCGCGTTTTGGCCGTTGATCAGCGTGGTCGTAGTGTTGATGGAGACCACATCCTCTTCCTCTGGGGGCGGGAACTACAGCGGCAGCAACAGCTTCCGGGTCAGGCGATCGTGACGACCGTGATGGCCAATCTGGGCTTTGAGCGAGCTTGGCAAGCGGTGGGTGGCGAATTTGTTCGCACCGCTGTCGGCGATCAATATGTCCAAGCGGAAATGCAAGCACGCGGCGCGATGCTGGGTGGCGAACAGTCCGGCCACATCCTCTGCCGCCACTATGCTCTGACTGGGGATGGCACCCTGACGGCAGCTCACATTGCAGCCCTCGTGCAAGCGAGCGGTGTCTCCCTCGCTGATCTCGTTGATCAGAGTTTCCGTCCCTATCCGCAACTTCTGCGCAATGTGCGGGTTGAAGATCGCGATCGCCGCTGCAATTGGCAAGATTGCACTGCCTTGACCCAGGCGATCGCAGCAGCCGAAGCGGATATGGGCGATCGCGGTCGTGTCTTGGTTCGGGCGTCCGGTACTGAACCGCTGCTGCGAATCATGGTGGAAGCAGAAGAAGCCCAGCAGGTTGAGCACTGGACCACGCATCTAGTTCAAGTCGCGGAATCCCAGCTGCTGTAG
- the trpD gene encoding anthranilate phosphoribosyltransferase produces the protein MIVAPPAFAEAQVLLQRLLTQESLGAVQSRELMQQWLSGALPEALAGALLAALQSKGVDAQELAAMAQVLQEQAVTVDSRDRTEPLVDTCGTGGDGAETFNISTAVAFVTAAAGVKVAKHGNRSASGRVGSADVLEALGLNLAAPSDRIHAAVDEVGITFLFAPGWHPAMKAVAPLRKILGVRTVFNLLGPLVNPLRPTGQVIGVYNPGLLPTISGALAELGVRRAIVLHGREGLDEAGLADCTDLAIVREGQLSQQVVDPRDLGLTHAPTTALKGGSVEENADILKAVLQGKGTRAQQDAVLLNAALALEVGEQVDRLDQGVELARSVLASGAAWQKLTELAAFLRD, from the coding sequence ATGATCGTTGCACCGCCTGCCTTCGCCGAAGCTCAAGTCCTGCTGCAACGTCTGTTGACCCAAGAGTCGCTGGGGGCAGTGCAGTCTCGGGAATTGATGCAGCAGTGGCTTTCAGGAGCGCTGCCGGAGGCCCTGGCTGGTGCCCTTTTAGCTGCCTTGCAAAGTAAAGGGGTCGACGCCCAAGAGCTGGCGGCGATGGCACAAGTGCTGCAAGAACAGGCCGTCACGGTTGACAGCCGCGATCGCACAGAACCTTTGGTGGATACCTGCGGAACGGGCGGTGACGGTGCCGAAACCTTCAATATTTCTACGGCAGTGGCGTTTGTCACTGCTGCCGCTGGCGTCAAGGTGGCTAAACACGGCAATCGTTCAGCTTCTGGCCGAGTGGGCTCCGCAGACGTGCTCGAAGCCTTGGGGCTCAACCTCGCGGCCCCAAGCGATCGCATTCATGCGGCGGTGGATGAAGTTGGCATAACCTTCCTGTTTGCCCCAGGCTGGCATCCGGCCATGAAAGCAGTAGCCCCGCTGCGCAAAATTCTGGGGGTGCGCACCGTTTTTAATCTGCTGGGTCCTTTGGTCAATCCGCTACGCCCCACTGGACAAGTTATTGGCGTCTACAACCCCGGGCTGCTGCCGACCATCTCCGGTGCGCTCGCAGAGCTGGGCGTGCGCCGAGCGATCGTGCTGCATGGGCGGGAAGGGCTGGATGAGGCTGGCCTTGCTGACTGTACTGATCTGGCGATCGTGCGCGAGGGGCAACTCAGTCAACAGGTTGTTGATCCCCGTGATCTGGGGCTCACCCACGCCCCCACAACTGCGCTCAAAGGCGGCAGTGTGGAAGAAAATGCCGACATTCTCAAAGCCGTTTTGCAGGGCAAAGGCACGCGGGCTCAACAGGATGCCGTGCTACTGAATGCTGCTCTAGCGCTGGAGGTTGGCGAGCAAGTCGATCGCCTCGATCAAGGGGTGGAATTGGCGCGCTCGGTTTTGGCTAGCGGTGCTGCTTGGCAAAAGCTAACGGAGTTGGCTGCGTTTCTGCGCGACTGA